Part of the Stigmatopora argus isolate UIUO_Sarg chromosome 3, RoL_Sarg_1.0, whole genome shotgun sequence genome, GAGCAACGCCATCGAGGATCTCAAGGTCGTTGACGGGCCGACGAGTACTTCTGGGAGAATAAACCTAAAATTACGCTGACAACTAAGTGTTGCACCGACACAATAAAGACCAACTATTCATGGTTTTGGAAATTTTGTGGacaaaaacccccaaaaaatgcactgGTTTGCACCAATCATCAGGTTTATTTGCattcccttaaaaaaatatgaacatttttacGGCCCGTCGTTTGCCCTTAACTGAAATGTGGTTTAATAACGATTGGTCAGAGATGAGTGTGATGAGGGAAGCCgttgtcctattttttttaaaggttttaaagGTCTCAATTAGATGGGTCCATATAATTTGCCCAAAGCGGACGTggaaaatcccaaaaataaccccttccttttttttccaggccaaGTTTTGCAGCACGGTGGCCAACGACATCATGCTGGACACGGGTGTGGGCGTGATCAGGATGTGGGCGGACGAGAGCAGCCGCCTGAGTCGCTTTCGGATGTTGTTCACTTCCTTCGCTGACCGTGAGATCAGTCACATTTTATCTCTTTATTGTCTTTCAATTGGGTTTGTTCCctccaattttcttttttttttggatgaagTTAACATTTCAACTTCCCtgatactgttttttttctatttaggcTAGTTATTTTTAAGCAAATCACAGGGTTGTTTTATTTCGAAAAGATTTTCACTTTTCTCGTTGTACCATTTGTAACGCGTTTCTGTATTTGTTTGCAGCTCCGTGCGTGGGCCGCACATTCTTCTGTCACAGCAACATGTGCATCAACAATTCTCTGGTGTGCAACGGTATTCAAAACTGTGTCTTCCCCTGGGACGAAGGCAACTGCAAAGGTattgcctttttctttttatgacattttttaaatttccgtTTATATTATCGGTCAGGATCAAGCAGTAAAAATTAAATACTGCATACCTGccaattttttaatgttttttgatcatttcaaattgtgtacccagtataattttttttagtaagtaGTAAGTAAGTAAATTCTTTTTAAAACTGAtctcatttcggctctaatccgggtcGCTTctgtcactggtagcagacggaAAATACTGttttcatgctttaagcatgatatgcgcacccaccttcccctttcacccgtctgccttttcactacaTAAATGTAgcgcgtcagaaagccgtccactttggagaaaatttacgtgcgccctatgtgagtaaaaatGTGCCATGTTACatttgcagttgtttttcaaATCGTTTAATAGGggtattgcaatcattaatatggggagcaattggcggtacacggtcgattggtcgccggtcttttggtcgcccggaaggttattgataattaccattttaaattgttgctcaaattcccaaaatacaaactgtgaattattatttagtcatacttaatgccctattaattattaggctaaagaaaagctccaaatttcccggacttttattgttttttgttggagaacttgttaagaccctgactgacgtagcttcttaaagggacaacgcatgtatgtacatacaaactcttatacactcacacgtcggctcagtgaaagtgctcatggccattgttggcttttattgatgcgtagaccgtgttgttttaccttgttttgtcgccggtcttttggtcgtcggtcttttggtcaccggtcttttggtcgctcatTGTCGccgtcggggcgaccaaaagacggggatcaaaagaccggcgaccaatccactGCACACgtcaattggctgaggttgacaggcatGAATACTGCccgttttaatcatttgtttttcaaaaatgttacaGGCAGGGgcggccaactccagtcctcgagacccccgatccagtctgttttccatatctcgttcctctagcacacctgaataaCGTAATCAACTCCTCCTCATCGGCAAGCTCTCCACAAGCTTCAAACTGATCCATATTATTTGATTCATGTGTGTTGgtagagggagatatggaaaacagactgaaataggggctctcgagaacCGGAGTGGGCCACCTTTGTacagcaggtgtctcaaaccgattccgcaaagggccgcagtgggtcctggtttttgtttcaaccgatgcAGGGTCGatatcttctaaaataagtagcacctggctgcaatcaactgattacacttgcaaaaggtgtccgcttgttgggttggaatgaaaacctgcacccgctgcggccctttgaggaccggtttgagacccctggtctacaggAAGGAAGTGAAGCATCTCTAGAAAACatctttggttttttttttgtgtggtgaTGTGTTTTTTGTGCTGCAGAGAAGAAGCAGAAAGGAATCTTTCAGCACATGACCAGGACTCACAGCACAGTGATCTGCGTGTCCACCGCTGTGGTTCTGCTCCTCTTGGTCATCTCCATCTTAGTGCAGATCAAGCAGCCGCGCAAGAAGgtaaatgcatacctgtcaacctctgccgataactgcccttataaatgattatgattccccttacaaacccccaaaaaaccttacaaacaccgtacgactcgtacaagtcgtacggtgtttgtaaggttttttgggggtttgtaaggggaatcataatcatttataagggcagttatcggcagaggttgacaggtatgtaaatgaCACGAGACGCTTTTTCCCTTGCCGTTCAAAAAGTGACGTTTTTTTGGCTCAGCAGGTGTTGGTACGCAAGAACCATTTGTTCCAGCGCGACAACTTCCGCTCGGTTCTTGAGCCCCCGCATTATGAACTACTGACTCTCAGAGAAAAGGTAAAGTAGACATCTTCATTGTCAACATCATCAATGGAATTTAATGTCTTTAAGTTGGCAGTTTTGTCGTTGGCGTTTAAATTTTGGGTTCAAAGCTCGTCGCCAGACCTATaaaagaggttttttttaaacggattCTGCGATATTAGTTTTTCGCGTTTTGTGGTACACCGCGAGAAAATGGGGAACTAAAGCAGATATTTTTTGCAGAATTCCCCCATTTTTTGGTGTTTCACGATTTTCGCAGTACACTGTGAAATATGGGGGACTActgcttaaatatttttcacagtattcccccttttttgcagttttattgGTACACTGTGAAACACAGATGCATACTGTGGAACTATTTTTCGCAGTATTCAACTGTTTTTTTACGTTTTCGCGTTTCGCGGTACACCGCAAATATTGTACATTGTTTAAGATGactttttcatatttagaaaCCTGTGCCTAAGCAGATTTGGACTAAAGTTTGTTTGCactaaaaagagaaaatcaatGTAAAAGAATGTTAATGTTGTTTTAATGTGTAATCGTTTTTGCAAAAATCCCAAAAATGAACGATTTTGGGTAAAATTAGCAACCGTGTGATCATTTGCGTGTCCAATTTTTTTGCTGCCGTTTGAGGAGGGCCACGTTAATCGTTCAAATCGCCCTTGTCGTCGTTTTTCCAAGTAAAATTGCTGTGTAGATAGACCtttgatttattattcattggTTATCCGATCATCACATGGGTTCAGATTTTTTGTTAAAGGTATTTCTCttcaaaaagacaattttaagtTTACCTTCCAGAAGCTGTCGGGAGAATTGGGAGATCTATCCGAGGAGCTTGAGTCCTTGCAGGCCCTGAGGAGATCGTCATCCTTCGGCTCCCGCTGCGTCCACGAGCATCACTGCGGCTCTCGGGCCTCGCTCAACTCTATCAAAGGTGGGACGGATGTGCGCCGCAGTTCTTCAGAGGCCATTCCGGGCGAGCTCCGCGTGGTCCCACTTTCCCCACGCAAGAAAAGTTGGCCCAGCGTCAAAGCCGCCGTGGCCCTCCGCGATCACCAACTCTTGCCCGAGCGACAGCGCCGCGTCGTGGAGGACGACCCTGACACCATCCACGTCTCCGGTTACGATATTTACCTACATGAGCCGGCCAGCAGGAGAAGCCGCTACGCCATGGCCCAGCAAAGGTCTTTATCTATGGACTTGTAATAGAATTACGAGTTCAGATGgcaattcattttttgttacatATTACAATTGCGCTACCAAGGCTACATTCCACTTGCAGGCCAAACTCTGATTTAGATCCAATCGCCCCTGTCCAAATCTTAATTTTGATTTCTTGGAATCTGGTTTCATGCAGTGTGACAGGTCTAACGCTCAATTTTTCATATCCCATCTGAGTTAATTTATATATGGTTAAAAATCAGATTTCTCTCTGACATCACCGTGTGAATGCAAACTATTCCAATTTCTTTGTATCTGTTGTGTAAAAAATCCAATTTGGAAATGTTCATACTGGATCTGAGCTCATTCACacaggaaaaataataatgtgtacAAATCCTGTATGGAACAAATGAATGCAATGTCAGAAGCTTCTGAGGTCAGGGGTTTTGGGTTAGTCCCCTGAAGGCAGAACAATAGATGCTAGTTAATGTAGTAGACATTAAGTaaacaaaatacattcaaataaaagcctttctatgcatggtctttattttctaaatgaaaaaagacttcctttactttgtctttattgtttttaaggggaaaaagccttactatatatgatcatttttaaagaaaataaaagccttactgtccATTGTcggtttttctttaaaaaatgactgtatagtaaggttttcttcttaaaaaacaacatagtatagtaaagctttttttctttaaaaaaacaacatcatatagtaaggctatttttctttaataaaacaacttagtttagtaaggcttatttctttaaaaaacgacatagtatagtaaggctttttcctttaaaaaacagcagtataataaggcttttatttatccaaaaacgaccatgtatactatgtcgttttttcaagaaaaaagccttactttactatgttgttgtttttaaagaaaaaaaccttactatactatgttgttgttttaaaagaaaaaaagccttactatactatgtcttttttaaagaaaaaaagcctttctatactatgtcgtatttttaagaaaaaaagccttactatactatgtcattttttaaagaaaaaaagccttactatacatggtcattttttaaagaaaaaaatccttactataccatgtcgttttttaaagaaaaaagtcttactatacatggtcctttttttaagacaaaaagccttactatgctatgttgtttttttaagaaaaaagccttactatactatgttgtttttttaaagaaaaaaaggcttattatacatggtcaatttttaagaaaaaaagccttacatggtcgttttttgacaaataaaagaCTTGCTATATTAAAatacgacagtatagtaaggcttttttcttaaaaaaacgacatagtatagtaaggcatttttctttaaaaaacgaccatgtatactatgtcgtttttttcaagaaaaagccttgctatacatggacgttttttttaagaaaaaagccctactatactatgtcttttttttaggaaaaaagccttactatatgttggggttattcgggGATGTtatgtgtgcattttaaatcattaatatgtataggaGCTTCATCttaatttgggaccgagcaaaaggacgcagctggcttcgaggacatttaattgttttcaggactattgacagAACATGACAGGAAACCACGTTCCAGgccaaggactgttgatctgagttctacgaaggactcttaaattgctttgacttggattccggcaaaTGGCGATattcgaatcaacttccgaaaatactcgcatattgtttaaaaacatcGCTTGGTTTTAACCATATATAt contains:
- the neto2b gene encoding neuropilin and tolloid-like protein 2 isoform X2, with amino-acid sequence MNVVWILLLFIEEGFARAQKTPDGGAASRGLNPSAKPSRSRHCGNWNRNAEGGSFSSPNYPDTYPPNKECLYVLEALPRQRIELFFDKSFYIEASFECRFDHIEVRDGPFSFSPLINRFCGASCPGLVLSSGRFMWIRFYSDEELEGIGFRVRYSFTPDPEFHLHVGGLLNPIPDCQFELSGADGLIRSSQVEEEYNVKADQAVDCIWTVRAPKDNKIYLRFLEYQMENSNECKKNFVAVYDGSNAIEDLKAKFCSTVANDIMLDTGVGVIRMWADESSRLSRFRMLFTSFADPPCVGRTFFCHSNMCINNSLVCNGIQNCVFPWDEGNCKEKKQKGIFQHMTRTHSTVICVSTAVVLLLLVISILVQIKQPRKKVLVRKNHLFQRDNFRSVLEPPHYELLTLREKKLSGELGDLSEELESLQALRRSSSFGSRCVHEHHCGSRASLNSIKGGTDVRRSSSEAIPGELRVVPLSPRKKSWPSVKAAVALRDHQLLPERQRRVVEDDPDTIHVSGYDIYLHEPASRRSRYAMAQQRSLSMDL
- the neto2b gene encoding neuropilin and tolloid-like protein 2 isoform X1 codes for the protein MNVVWILLLFIEEGFARAQKTPDGGAASRGLNPSAKPSRSRHCGNWNRNAEGGSFSSPNYPDTYPPNKECLYVLEALPRQRIELFFDKSFYIEASFECRFDHIEVRDGPFSFSPLINRFCGASCPGLVLSSGRFMWIRFYSDEELEGIGFRVRYSFTPDPEFHLHVGGLLNPIPDCQFELSGADGLIRSSQVEEEYNVKADQAVDCIWTVRAPKDNKIYLRFLEYQMENSNECKKNFVAVYDGSNAIEDLKAKFCSTVANDIMLDTGVGVIRMWADESSRLSRFRMLFTSFADPPCVGRTFFCHSNMCINNSLVCNGIQNCVFPWDEGNCKEKKQKGIFQHMTRTHSTVICVSTAVVLLLLVISILVQIKQPRKKQVLVRKNHLFQRDNFRSVLEPPHYELLTLREKKLSGELGDLSEELESLQALRRSSSFGSRCVHEHHCGSRASLNSIKGGTDVRRSSSEAIPGELRVVPLSPRKKSWPSVKAAVALRDHQLLPERQRRVVEDDPDTIHVSGYDIYLHEPASRRSRYAMAQQRSLSMDL